The DNA region ATCATTGCAACTGTGTCATCGCGCTCCGTAGGGCCGGGCACACGCGCCAACATCGATGAATTTACGCGAACGACTTCCGAGGGTATCGAACAAGTTGGGGGCGCTGACAGAGGCAAAGCCATCATTGTTATCAACCCCGCAGATCCACCTTTGATTATGCGCGATACGATTCACTGCCTGACCAAAGACGAACCCGACCAAGATAAGATTACGGCGTCGATTCATGAGATGGTTTTGGAAGTGCAAAAATATGTTCCGGGTTACAAACTGAAAAATGGACCCGTATTCGATGGTAAAAAGATCAGTGTTTGGATGGAAGTGGCTGGGCTCGGTGACTACCTCCCCGCCTACGCCGGCAACCTAGATATTATGACCGCTGCTGCGTTGCGCACCGGTGAGCTTTTTGCTGAAGAAATCACCGCCGGTCGGCTCAATCTACAAAGCGCATAGGGAATTAACGATGAACATCAAAGGTAAAAAAGTCGTTCTACATGACATGAGTTTGCGCGATGGTATGCACCCGAAGCAACATCAAATCAGCGTTGAGCAAATGGTAGCGGTTGCAACTGGACTCGACGAAGCACAGGTCCCGCTGATTGAAGTCACCCACGGAGACGGTTTAGGCGGCGCCTCAATCAATTACGGGTTTCCGGCAGCTACGGATAAGGAATACCTCGATGCAGTGATTCCCAAAATGAAGAATGCCAAGATCTC from Deltaproteobacteria bacterium includes:
- a CDS encoding 4-hydroxy-2-oxovalerate aldolase (catalyzes the formation of pyruvate and acetaldehyde from 4-hydroxy-2-ketovaleric acid; involved in the degradation of phenylpropionate) encodes the protein MNIKGKKVVLHDMSLRDGMHPKQHQISVEQMVAVATGLDEAQVPLIEVTHGDGLGGASINYGFPAATDKEYLDAVIPKMKNAKIS
- a CDS encoding acetaldehyde dehydrogenase (acetylating); protein product: MKIKAAIIGSGNIGTDLLYKALRSETIEPVWVVGIDPDSDGLAKARELGVKTTHEGISGLLPHIKEDNIQIAFDATSAKAHHVNAKALGDVGVFMVDLTPAAIGPYCVPPVNLKEQVGNQSMNVNMVSCGGQATIPMVNAVSRIQPVEYGEIIATVSSRSVGPGTRANIDEFTRTTSEGIEQVGGADRGKAIIVINPADPPLIMRDTIHCLTKDEPDQDKITASIHEMVLEVQKYVPGYKLKNGPVFDGKKISVWMEVAGLGDYLPAYAGNLDIMTAAALRTGELFAEEITAGRLNLQSA